The Pedosphaera parvula Ellin514 genome has a segment encoding these proteins:
- a CDS encoding metal ABC transporter solute-binding protein, Zn/Mn family, protein MKVETEKAMAWGRKNFVSRWVQGAFDLRRRCRPGRYLGIAPAASALPQTKIPPAIRKFLSAFGITWMLLGLLLMAHVPDASAQGKKLKVLTSFLPIYCFTVNVAGDLAEVENLLPAGADPHDFQFSPREVKKLAGADMIVVNGLQLEAWLDKLIHSAERPKIIVEAAAGLKSELIFGAFEKEGNYRSSETKEDGAIPNPHIWLDPKLAEHEVTNILEALIKADPANSEGYTRNARAYIAKLEELNGRLEAGLASAKAEPVITLHNAFPYFARRYDLKIVGVIEKVPDVEPSPRYLAALGRTIRTKKVKAIFTERQTSSRLAQMIGRDYNVSVAQLDTIETGEFKATAYEDAMYQNLRVLEESLK, encoded by the coding sequence ATGAAAGTGGAGACTGAAAAGGCGATGGCTTGGGGCAGGAAGAACTTCGTTAGTCGTTGGGTGCAGGGTGCTTTTGATTTGAGGCGGCGTTGTCGGCCTGGTCGCTATCTAGGGATAGCGCCTGCGGCCTCCGCCTTGCCTCAAACCAAAATCCCTCCTGCCATTCGGAAATTTCTTTCGGCATTCGGTATAACCTGGATGCTCCTTGGTTTATTGCTGATGGCGCACGTGCCCGATGCATCAGCACAAGGGAAGAAATTAAAGGTTTTGACCAGTTTTCTGCCGATCTATTGCTTCACAGTGAATGTGGCTGGTGATCTGGCAGAGGTGGAAAATCTTCTGCCTGCGGGAGCTGACCCGCATGACTTCCAGTTTTCGCCGCGTGAGGTTAAGAAGTTGGCTGGGGCGGACATGATCGTGGTGAATGGGTTGCAGTTGGAAGCATGGCTCGACAAGCTGATACATTCGGCGGAGCGGCCGAAAATTATCGTGGAGGCGGCTGCGGGATTGAAGTCAGAACTGATTTTTGGAGCATTTGAAAAGGAAGGTAATTATCGATCCAGCGAGACAAAGGAGGATGGTGCGATTCCCAATCCTCATATTTGGCTTGATCCAAAATTAGCAGAACACGAGGTTACCAATATTCTTGAGGCGTTGATTAAAGCTGATCCCGCCAATTCGGAGGGATATACTCGCAACGCGAGGGCCTACATTGCGAAATTAGAGGAATTGAACGGTCGATTGGAGGCAGGCTTGGCATCGGCAAAGGCTGAGCCCGTGATTACTTTGCATAATGCATTTCCATATTTTGCGCGGCGGTATGATTTGAAAATCGTGGGGGTGATTGAAAAAGTGCCAGACGTGGAACCTTCACCCCGATATCTCGCTGCATTGGGGCGAACCATACGGACGAAGAAAGTGAAAGCCATTTTTACAGAGCGCCAGACTTCCTCGCGGTTGGCCCAAATGATTGGACGTGATTACAACGTGTCGGTAGCGCAACTGGATACAATTGAGACCGGAGAGTTCAAGGCAACAGCTTATGAGGATGCGATGTATCAGAATTTACGCGTATTGGAGGAATCTTTAAAATGA
- the rpmG gene encoding 50S ribosomal protein L33: MARETVTIECTEARKEGKSPSRYMTSRNKKLKPEKIEIKKYNPFLRRHTVHREIK, encoded by the coding sequence ATGGCAAGAGAAACCGTTACGATTGAATGTACAGAGGCACGTAAGGAAGGCAAATCACCTTCCCGTTACATGACCAGCAGGAATAAGAAATTGAAGCCGGAAAAGATCGAGATCAAGAAGTATAATCCCTTCCTGCGTCGTCACACGGTGCACCGGGAAATTAAGTAA
- the rpsR gene encoding 30S ribosomal protein S18 yields MPRKTHTDKEKRGGRGRSATGEMRTPRPKPKIDFTIDALDFKNTNLLKQFVTDQGRILPRKYTGLPAHYQRQLNRSIKRARQMLLMK; encoded by the coding sequence ATGCCACGCAAAACTCATACGGATAAGGAAAAACGTGGTGGTCGCGGAAGAAGCGCCACCGGCGAGATGCGCACACCGAGGCCGAAGCCGAAAATCGACTTCACCATCGACGCACTCGATTTCAAGAATACCAATCTGCTCAAGCAGTTTGTGACCGACCAGGGTCGTATCCTTCCTCGTAAATACACTGGTCTGCCTGCCCATTATCAACGTCAGCTGAACCGCTCGATCAAGCGGGCCCGGCAGATGTTGCTGATGAAGTAA
- a CDS encoding TraR/DksA family transcriptional regulator encodes MKKEPTGSKSVRSATAASILGLPSEKAKKNGEAKIKPEWAGYYQNLLELREQLLKQMSGLAKESAQELAGYSLHMADSGTDNFDRDFALSLLSSDQDAIYEIEEALKRIEKNTYGVCELTGKPIPKARLEAIPWTRFTVQAQAQLEKEGALRQRRLGALGTVDNAGSNEVEDDDEPEEKPAKEKE; translated from the coding sequence GTGAAGAAAGAACCCACCGGAAGTAAGTCGGTGCGCTCCGCCACGGCTGCGTCCATCCTTGGGCTGCCATCGGAGAAAGCAAAAAAGAACGGCGAAGCCAAAATCAAGCCTGAATGGGCTGGTTATTATCAGAATTTGCTGGAATTGAGGGAGCAACTGCTTAAGCAGATGAGCGGGCTGGCAAAAGAATCCGCCCAGGAACTGGCCGGATACAGCCTGCATATGGCGGATTCCGGCACGGATAATTTTGATCGTGATTTCGCATTGAGCCTCCTATCTTCTGATCAGGATGCCATTTACGAAATTGAAGAAGCGTTGAAGCGGATTGAGAAGAATACGTATGGCGTTTGTGAATTGACGGGCAAGCCGATTCCAAAGGCCCGCCTGGAAGCAATTCCCTGGACACGGTTCACGGTTCAGGCTCAAGCGCAGTTGGAGAAGGAAGGCGCTTTGCGTCAACGTCGTTTGGGAGCATTGGGCACGGTGGATAATGCCGGTTCCAATGAAGTGGAAGACGATGATGAACCAGAAGAAAAGCCAGCGAAGGAAAAGGAATAA